A portion of the Bdellovibrionales bacterium CG10_big_fil_rev_8_21_14_0_10_45_34 genome contains these proteins:
- a CDS encoding glycine cleavage system protein H yields the protein MNFTVSENLYLSHNGEWIRVDENLVSIGLTDFRLSWLGEVLFLDLPDIGKLVHKGESLFSIESVKFTHDFVSPVSGTLIEVNESLFTDPGILNDDPFNGGWIIVVEMNDEKDLATLVRASECRNQNGMDSLVHQLDQEIEVLDA from the coding sequence ATGAATTTTACTGTCTCAGAAAATCTCTATCTTTCTCACAATGGTGAATGGATCCGGGTCGATGAAAATTTAGTATCCATTGGACTGACAGACTTTCGCTTGAGTTGGCTTGGTGAAGTTCTTTTTTTAGATTTACCTGACATCGGAAAGCTGGTCCACAAGGGCGAGAGTTTATTTTCAATTGAGTCCGTGAAATTTACGCATGATTTCGTTAGTCCGGTCTCGGGCACACTAATCGAAGTAAATGAGAGTCTTTTCACGGATCCAGGAATTTTGAACGACGACCCTTTCAACGGGGGATGGATCATTGTTGTTGAAATGAACGATGAGAAAGACTTGGCAACTTTGGTGCGTGCATCGGAATGTCGAAACCAAAATGGAATGGATTCGCTAGTTCATCAATTGGATCAGGAAATTGAGGTTTTGGATGCATAG